The Paenibacillus polymyxa M1 DNA segment CCTGGTCTGAGTTGTTGACATTGGTTAACCTATGCGAAGAATTGTCTTTCTCTTGGAAAGAAGAATTTACTGCTCACCAAGTGGAGTATGTAGAACAGCGAGTGTTGTCTGCACAAGTGCTGGACTTCTGGTACGAGAAGAACGATACAAAAGAACATGATCACAGTGTAAATCAGTCGGGATAATTTGTTGCTCTGTTGGCAATCCATATAAGTAGTAAGCGGAAGAGACCTAAATGATTCGTTTAGGTCTCTTTTTAAACTTTTTTCATGTATATAAAATTATGGCCGTTGTGTTGAAAAAAATGGACAAGGAGGGGACATGGATGATAATGGACGAAGAATTGGATGCTTATCGACTTTCTGGTGAAAAGGTACGCGTCGTACGCGATGGATTGGAGTCCAACGATGTGGTTGGCATTGTACTGGCATGGGATGATGAACAGGTGCTTATTCGCCGCCAGAATCGACGTGTGGTCAAGTTGGATCGCAGCTATACATACCAGCCGTTCAGCGAGCCGCGTCACAATCCGATAGAACTGGATTAAGAAACGAGTTCTAATGGGGATTGGATAAAAAAACTGGGTGCTTCATTAGGCATACAGAAACTCTAAACCGGACACAGTAATGAAGCAAAACTCAACAGAGAGGGCGTGCTGTGTTAATGACGGTTATGGACGAAAAAGTACATGCATACAAGGATCAAATCAGCCATTTGGAAGATAAGTTGCCCGAGGTAGTTCATGCCTATCATCGCTTTACCGGAGAATGCTTTCAAGCCGGCAGTTTAGATGAAAAAACCAAGCAACTGATTGCGCTAGGAATTGGCTTATTTGCCAACAATGAGGTGTGCACGTTTTATCATGTGAATGAGGCGCGTTCCAAAGGAGCCAGTGATCAGGAGATTATGGAAGCCGTTGCTGTAGCTGCTGCAGTTGGTGGAGGACATGCTCTAAGTCAAGGGGTTACACGTGTACAGAAGGCGCTACATTAAAACGAATCATCCATACAGATAACCCATACTCAAAATAGGGGAAATAGATTGATCTGAACAAATGATAGTGATGTTTATGGAAAGAAGCTTCCGAGCACAGTTAGTGCCTGCGGAAGCTTCTTTTTGCATGTAGTGCGGGGATTATGCTCTTTTGCTTGCAGCAAAAGCAGCAGGGCGAGGGGATTTATGCTTATAGGCAGAAGAGGATGCAATCCAACTTCGCCCAACAACGGGTAGGGGTTTGGGGGTTGAGTTATTGGGTAATTCGGGGCGATATTTCTCTGGCAAAGGTAGAGACGCCGTATGAGGCATAGAGGTAGGGAGCCCCAAATAAGCTCGCATTCGTTCATACATTTCTTTGCGGAATGCGGACATAGGCATACTGAACTGCTCTTTGACGCCTTTATATATATAGGTGGCGTGAACGCCGGAGTGGTTTTGTTGTATGTCTAGAACACGAACATGATACTTCTTAAATTCATGTTTAATTTCAGATAGCAGGATTCCGGTACGATCTATTCCTGCGTTAACCATTTCGACATAAAGATCAGGGGTTTTCAGCACGCCGCTTTCTTGAAGAATTAGGCTGTCACGCTCAAATACTTTTTGAATAAAGGTAAGGAGCAGATAACTTTTCACAAGAGAGCATGAATGCTGAGTAGTATCTGAAGAGATCATTACCATTCACCGCCTTAGGGAAATGTGATGATAATTCATAGTCATGGAAGTAAAGGAACTTTTGTTCCTAAGAACTTATGTTCTTATATTATCGTATTATTCCTTTTTTATCAAGAAGAAATAAAGAAAAACAAAAGATTTGACAACTTTATTTGAGCATGGTATGATCTATCTTGTCGCTAAGAAAGATTGATTCTTTCGAGATAGACGACAAATATATATGCGGTCGTGGCGGAATTGGCAGACGCGCACGGTTCAGGTCCGTGTGGGCTAACCCCCCGTGGAGGTTCGAGTCCTCTCGACCGCATCCATTTAGAAAAGGTTTATAGAATTGCTATTGTAGCAATTTTATAAACCTTTTCTTATGTTTCGGAATTATTGCAGACTTCCAGCAATGATTCCAATACGAGGGCTTGAACTTTATTCAAGTTCATAAGCAATTCTTTTATAAGTTTAATTTTTAAGATATGATAGAAGATAACGCATTTGTTGATGAAGCTAATGAAAGGTTGGATGAAAGATGGAGAAAGCAACTTTTGCAGGCGGATGCTTCTGGTGTATGGTGACTCCGTTCGAGGAGCAGCCGGGCATTCATAGTATTGTCTCAGGCTATACTGGAGGGACGATTTCCGATCCGACCTACGAACAGGTTAAAACAGGAACAACCGGGCACTATGAGGTGGTGCAGATTACGTTTGATCCTGAGCTGTTTCCTTATGAAAAGCTACTTGAATTGTATTGGCCGCAAACAGATCCTACCGACGGAGAAGGTCAGTTTCAGGACCGAGGCACACAATATAAGCCTGCAATTTTTTATCATACGGAGCAGCAACGAGAGCTTGCACAACAATCCAAGGAACAGTTGGCACAAAGCGGACGCTTTGATAAGCCAATTGTAACGGAGATTCTTCCGGCTGCAATTTTTTATCCGGCAGAGGATTATCATCAGGATTATCACAAGAAGAATGTGAAGCATTATAAGGAAGATAGAGCCCAATCCGGTCGTGATGAATTTATCGATAAAAACTGGTAAGCAGCTTTAATATACGTTATTA contains these protein-coding regions:
- a CDS encoding carboxymuconolactone decarboxylase family protein — encoded protein: MTVMDEKVHAYKDQISHLEDKLPEVVHAYHRFTGECFQAGSLDEKTKQLIALGIGLFANNEVCTFYHVNEARSKGASDQEIMEAVAVAAAVGGGHALSQGVTRVQKALH
- the msrA gene encoding peptide-methionine (S)-S-oxide reductase MsrA; this translates as MEKATFAGGCFWCMVTPFEEQPGIHSIVSGYTGGTISDPTYEQVKTGTTGHYEVVQITFDPELFPYEKLLELYWPQTDPTDGEGQFQDRGTQYKPAIFYHTEQQRELAQQSKEQLAQSGRFDKPIVTEILPAAIFYPAEDYHQDYHKKNVKHYKEDRAQSGRDEFIDKNW